CCAACACTCCTCTTTGGTGTCTAGATCGAAGTCGAAACATCCGAATCCCGGGCGTTCACACGTGTCCTCGCAGCTCCGGACGCAGATTCCGTTGTCTCGTGCATCTGTGAGTGCGCAATGCGCTCCCGCTGGACATCCCGTGTCGGTGTCACATGGTGCGTAGCAGTAGCCACCAGGCATGCCTAACGTACCTGGCGTAAGACAAAGGTTTGAAGCGCAATCGGAGTTCGCCTCGCAGGCATCTCCAATCTGTTTTGGAGCGGCTACTGTACCGTTGTTGGTGGTGACAGTCGCATTATTGGTATCAGCGTTGTTGGTATTTGTTTGCTGCTCAGGCGGTGGCTCGATGCAGCCTAAGCACAGACAAGCGGCGAGTAGTCTCAACTTCATAAAGACCTTTTTTGCGTCAACGAGGGCTCTGTCCTCGTTGGTGGGTAGTGCAGAATTAGAAAACTTCCAGAATACTAGAAGAATTCGGGTTCAAAGACCAACCCAAGAAAGAGGAAGAGATTGGGCTCTTGTAGACGATCAACCCGGAGACAAGGCGTCTACAAGGTAGACGGCCTGTGGGCGAATCTCGTCACAAAGCAAGTTGACCTGCTCGCGGATAGCGCGCGCTTTCGGCCCGCTGATATAGCCCTGCTCCTGGAACCATCCCGAATCCTCGTGGATGGTATTGAGCGCATAAAGCGTCAGCAGACGCTCGAGCTCGGCTTTCAGCGCCAAGTCCTCAACGCGGTCCACGGCGCGCGCAAATGCCTCAGAAACCACACGGTCTGTGTACGCATGTGCGGCTGCCACAAGGTGGTCAGCCATCGAGTCGAACGCATCAAAGGCGTTCATCTTTGCCATTCGACCACGCAGACGATTGACCGCCGAGAACACGAGGTCATCTTCGCGATACTTCAGGGCCGCCATGAAGAACTCACGACTTCTCAAATGCGTTTGATCGGCTTGCCGGGTCACAACGGGGTTAAGTTGTGAAACTGCGGTTTGCGCCATCTTGCCAATAAAACGCGCAACCCCCACCACACGCTCCTCGGCAAACTGGCTCTGGAAATTGGTCAGCAAGGATTTTGCGACCAACAAAGAGAGCACTGTGTTATCGCCCTCAAAGGTAGTGAAGATATCGGAGTCTTCTTTGAGCGACGCGAACCTATTCACGCGAAGATACCCCTGCCCGCCACACGCTTCGCGCGAGGCCTGAATCGTATCCGTGGCATGCCAGGTAGCGGCCACCTTGATCGCCGCCGCCAGCGCCTCGATTTCACGCTTATCTTCTTTGTCCTGATCCTCAAGGTACTTCTGCACCAAATCGTGGCCGGCGAAGGTCATGGCGTAAGTCTTAGCGAGCCTAGGCAGCAGCCGAAGCTTATGAGTCCGGTAATCTAGAATCGGCACTTCGGGGGCGTTTTCAGGACCAAATTGCCGGCGCTGATCCGAGTATTTGATGGCGATATCCAACGCGGTTTTGGCCGCGGTATTGCCCGCTGCACCCACTGCAATTCGACCCCCGACAAGGGTGCCAATCATGGTGAAGAAGCGCCTTCCTGGGCTTGGAATCTCGGTATGGTAGACGCCCTTATCGTCCACTTGTGCATAGCGGCTGAGCAAGTTCCCACGGGGCACACGCACCTGGTCAAAGTAGATAATCCCATTATCAACACCATGAAGCCCCATCTTCTCGCCACAATCCTCGATGCGGATACCCGGCATCGGCTTTCCATTCTCGTCTCGAATCGGTACCAGGAGAGCGTGAACGCCATACGACTCGTCACCGATCTCAAGCTGCGCAAAAACGGTAGCAAGGGTCCCATGGAGCGCGGCATTCCCGATCCACTCTTTGCGCGCCTCACGCCGCGGTGTGTTGACGATAAAGGAATCAGTCTCCGGCTCGTATCGCGCCGTGGTCTCCAGGTCGCGCACGTTTGAGCCGTGCCCGAGCTCGCTCATCGCGAAACATCCTAGAAGCCGCCCAGCCGCCACATCAGGCAAGTATTGCTGGCGTTGCTCCGGGCTTCCCAAGTGGTAGATGCTTCCGCCAAAGAGCCCGAATTGAACTCCAAACTTGACCACGAGCGAGAGGTCAAAGCTCGCGAGCGTTTCGAAAATCGTGACAAAAGCCCCCATATCGCTCTCGGAGGTCACGCCTGGGTATGCGTAGGTTCCAAGGCCATGACCCGCGATTTCTTTGAGCCATTCCAAGACCTGCTCCCGCGCCTGGGGCGTGGACTTTGTGTAGTCGTAGGTAAATGACTCGCCTTGAAGAAAAGAGAGCACTTCGTGCTTGAGCTCAGCGTAGGGTCCGTCCAAGACCGTCTTCATGGCCTTCACATCAAAATTCGCG
This Microvenator marinus DNA region includes the following protein-coding sequences:
- a CDS encoding acyl-CoA dehydrogenase; amino-acid sequence: MTESLDAIFSSKYLTAWMPMLYVAWADGELSDDEIAQIKSKAKLLPENDRAILETWLNPQDPPSTSQLLKLARELKARSKSLSNAERLGLAELGAALAGDDYSKAGLAELEVSLGLAGDSVADIIQDARHDRERSGESANFDVKAMKTVLDGPYAELKHEVLSFLQGESFTYDYTKSTPQAREQVLEWLKEIAGHGLGTYAYPGVTSESDMGAFVTIFETLASFDLSLVVKFGVQFGLFGGSIYHLGSPEQRQQYLPDVAAGRLLGCFAMSELGHGSNVRDLETTARYEPETDSFIVNTPRREARKEWIGNAALHGTLATVFAQLEIGDESYGVHALLVPIRDENGKPMPGIRIEDCGEKMGLHGVDNGIIYFDQVRVPRGNLLSRYAQVDDKGVYHTEIPSPGRRFFTMIGTLVGGRIAVGAAGNTAAKTALDIAIKYSDQRRQFGPENAPEVPILDYRTHKLRLLPRLAKTYAMTFAGHDLVQKYLEDQDKEDKREIEALAAAIKVAATWHATDTIQASREACGGQGYLRVNRFASLKEDSDIFTTFEGDNTVLSLLVAKSLLTNFQSQFAEERVVGVARFIGKMAQTAVSQLNPVVTRQADQTHLRSREFFMAALKYREDDLVFSAVNRLRGRMAKMNAFDAFDSMADHLVAAAHAYTDRVVSEAFARAVDRVEDLALKAELERLLTLYALNTIHEDSGWFQEQGYISGPKARAIREQVNLLCDEIRPQAVYLVDALSPG